Part of the Pedobacter roseus genome is shown below.
GGCCCGCATGGCTTTAAAACGTGCGATATGCTCCTGCACTTCTTTTTGTTTTTCTTCGGTAATGCCAATGCTGTATTTTATGCCGGTAAAAAGGCTTCTCCAGATCAGGTTAAAAAATGAGGTGTTTGATGGCCGGCTGTAATTAACAGCTACAGCAACCAGTTTTCCATTTGCACCAGGATTTTCGGATTTGATGATGAGCGCATTGGCCAAAAACGAAAGAAATCCACGGGTAACCAGATGATCTTTTTCAGGGTCGTTTTTCATCAGTGCCACAGAAAGATCGTAATAAGAAAAGGCCACCGTGCCTTTTGCACCTGAATCGTTCGCTTTAAAGTTGAATTTCAATTGATCAACGTTGCCCCGGTTAATGCGTACCAGACCAAGTGGTTTGGTAATCTGGTTTAATACCCTGGCGTTAAAATTATGTAAAACCCCATTGTAAGAAAATTCACCATCTTTTGCGGTGAGGTTAAATTTGAAATTTACATCGAGTTTTCCCTGGCCAAACAGGTAAGTATTCAGGTTAACCTCCATAATTGGATTTATGGCCTTAATATTATCCAGGTTGGTGGCGTTTTTTATAATTCCAGAGGTGTTTTCAAAACTGATCCGCCCCTCTGGTTGCTCTCGCTATTAAAAACTGAATAATTTACATTTACATCTTTCAGCTGGATTTTCTGTACCAGTATCGGCGCTTTAAGCAACTGTAAAAGCTGGTGCGGAAATTTACCGATCTTATTTTCCTGTGGTTTATTTGGGAGGCCGTTTTGGTTAAAAACGGATATAAAACCATTAGAAATAGCCATTTCTTTTGCCCAGAGCTCCTGTTTGCTGATGTAAAGCGGTAAATCGATGCCATTGAGTATAATATCGCGCATGCCAATATCAAAGCGTTCTCTCGCGTATCCCGCAACCTTGCCGAATTTCATTTCATCATACAATGGAACCAACGCAAAGCTATTAACCCTTAGTTTACCTGTAGTAGCCCTAAAATCAAGCTGATCAAGCTTAATGTCGTACATTTTATCAGGTGTATGGTACACATAGTTATTGAGGTTGATAACAATATCTTTTAACAGGTAAAATCGGCTTGGGTCATCAGCAGAGGTAGAGTCGACTAAAAGATCGGTTAAGGTAATATTAAGGTCGTCAATATCGAAGGGTACCGAATTGGGCACATTTTTATTCACATATTTAAAGCTTACATCTTTAAAACGGATGCTTTTAATGCTAAACTCCTTCAGGTTTTTGGAAATGATATCGTAAGGCGATTTAATTGGCCTTGGTGCACGCCCTTCGTTAAATGCGAACTGCCGGTTAACCATGGTTACCTCTGGCTTATCAAAAATGATCTCTTCCAGCTGTAGCTTTTTTTCGCGGTATAAGGTTAAAGGGTGAAAATGTTTCACCACCAGTTTTTTTAATGAAACGGTATAAAGGTTGTTAGGTGCTCTTTTTAAGGCAATAAGCTGTTTAAAACGGTTAGTATCGGGCGTTATTTTTACATTTTGTAAAGTAGCATTGCCCGTAATTACATTGGTTGATACCTTGGTAAAACTTATCGTATATAAACTGTCAGTCGATTTGTAAAGGAGTGTTTTTATTCTATCGGTTAATATTGGCCGCGATTTTATATTTAAAAACCAGGTTAAACCGGCGAGTACGATAAAAATACCGAGTAATGTACCCGCAATCCATTTCAAAGCTTTATAACGGTATCTTTTTGTATCAGGCATTAAAAAAGGGTAGGCTGTGTTTTTATCAGCAATATACGCTTATAACATAAATTACAGAAATGTGCGCTTAGTTTTTTTCCCTTCTCGCTTTTCTTGCCGCTTTCCTGTCAGAGCGTTTTTGTTCCCTTATTTTCTTGGCAATTACTTTTTGCTGTTTTACCGGATTTTTTTCGGGTACAATGCCAACACCTACAATATCTTTTATGCCCACAAAAACGGTCTTCCACATCAGGTTAAAAAACGAGGCCGAATTAATCCTGTTATTGGTCATCGTTGCTGTTCTTGGTGCCTCACCTTTTAGTGGATTTTCATCTTTAACCAGGATCGCGTTCGCTAAAAAAGATAAAAATCCTTTTTCCTTGGTGCCTTCCCCATCAATATTATCCGATAACAGTTTAACTTTTAAATTGGTGTACAGCATATTCATCGATCCTGTTGCCGATCTTAAATTACCATTCGCCTTAAAATCAATGTGCTGGATGTCGCCGCTTTCAATTTCGACCAATCCCAATGATTTTGATAGCGGATTTAAGTTTTTAAGGTAGAATTTGCCCAAATTTCCGCTATAACTGAAAGCACCATTCTTATCGGTAAGGTTAAAATCAATTTTTACGTTCAGTTTCCCCGATCCCATTAAAAGTGTGTTTAAATCAGCCACTGCATGGTTCTTTTTGCTGAGTTGCAGGCTATCATTGGTTACATTAAAGATATTTCCGGTAACTGCTTTAAAATCAACTGAACCGGTTTTTTTGCTCGCTGGATTAAATTCCGAATATTTTACGCTTACATTTCTCAGCTTCACGGTATCTATTAACACTGGCATGTTTAACCTTTTCAGCGCCAGGTGTGGGTAATTTTGACCTTTATCAAAACCCGGTGGCGGTGGCGATTCGCGGCTCATAAATACTTCAACATTGGCCGGTCCGATCCTTAGCGATTTTGCGTATAGTTTCTGATTAGTATTTAAGCCAATAAAATCGACTCCATTAAATTCTATCTTTTCAAAACCTAAATTATAGCGGTCTTTCTGTACCTTATATTTGCGCGCAAAAGTCAGTTTGTCATATAGGGGGGTAAGTTTAAAGCCTTTAACCGTAATTTTTTTTGATGAAGTAGAACCTTTAATTGTATCAACCTTCATCGAGTACATTTTATCTTTAGTGACCGATTTACAACCAGCCAGCTGAAAAGAGACATCTTTGGTATAATAAAACCTCGTGGTATCATTGCCGGATAGAGAATCCAACAAAAAGTCTTTCACGGTAATATCCAGGTGTTTAATAGAGTTTTTGGTCTTTTTAGCCGAGGATTTATTGATG
Proteins encoded:
- a CDS encoding AsmA family protein, which translates into the protein MNTQNRNKIWTWIGSIFGILVLIVAFGAMLLSARWKPILSEKIKEGVYNGSHHLYRIDFKSINLNVITGSLALRDVTLMPDTSVFDSLKKKQLAPAHTFELKLKKLQITRVGILTAYFKKRIDVNEILLQQPSINMIFNKVTRKPDTIKDEKSLYEQISKTFKSVHVKSIKIVDADFDYINKSSAKKTKNSIKHLDITVKDFLLDSLSGNDTTRFYYTKDVSFQLAGCKSVTKDKMYSMKVDTIKGSTSSKKITVKGFKLTPLYDKLTFARKYKVQKDRYNLGFEKIEFNGVDFIGLNTNQKLYAKSLRIGPANVEVFMSRESPPPPGFDKGQNYPHLALKRLNMPVLIDTVKLRNVSVKYSEFNPASKKTGSVDFKAVTGNIFNVTNDSLQLSKKNHAVADLNTLLMGSGKLNVKIDFNLTDKNGAFSYSGNLGKFYLKNLNPLSKSLGLVEIESGDIQHIDFKANGNLRSATGSMNMLYTNLKVKLLSDNIDGEGTKEKGFLSFLANAILVKDENPLKGEAPRTATMTNNRINSASFFNLMWKTVFVGIKDIVGVGIVPEKNPVKQQKVIAKKIREQKRSDRKAARKARREKN